The segment GTCAGGCAGCAGTGCTTAGGGCTCCCGGCAGCACCGCTTCTCGACAAACAGTGATCTGTCACATGTCACTCGTGTCAATTCCTTCAAAATGAGCTTGGGTATCACTGCGTGGCACCCCGTGGCCTAGACATCACTTTAGTCACCGTCTTTCTCTTTGGCAGGTGCAATTtatttaggtttgggtttttttctccagctcaAGGATCAGCCAGATGACAGCCCCTAGGGCACTTCTCAtcacagcaaagcagagcagaaggatgGAGAGATGCTCTGCTCTGAACTGCCCAAAGTGATCCTAAAGCTCCCAGGCTCTTTACATCCCCCCCAGCCACTCAGTGCTAGCTGGCCAGGGAGGATGGCTCTACCTACTCAAAAAAACCATATTAGCCTGACTGATAGAAAGAGTCAGCTTTCCCTTGTATTAGTTACATATTTCGAGCACCTGGGATGTAGCAAGGAGTCTTCGCTGAACCTTCTAAcgtttctctttccctctgcagagAATATGGAACCAATGTCAGCAAAGACTACGATGGAGAATGCAAGGAATTTGTCCCGGTAAGTGAAACCAAGAGGAAAACAAGGGGCACGTCCCGCTTCTGGTGGCTAAATCTGCTTATTGACTCCCCCAAGAAACAATTCAAACGCTAAATAAGAGCACGTATGAGATGTCAGAATCTTGCATTGGTCATCTTCAAGTGAGATGTCATCATAGCGAAACCCCAAAACAAGCGTTTCTCCTGCTGTGGTGGTATCCTTGGCGGCCAAACAGACGCTCTCACCAGATTTACTTGCTTCCTATAGGAAAGCCTTCACCAGTGCTTTGTTGTGCGTTCCCCCAACAGGTGGACTGCAATAGATATCCCAACATGACAAACGAGGAAGGCAAAGTGGGGCTGCTCTGCGATAAAGCCCTCAGCCCCGTCTGCGGTACCGACGGGGTCACCTACGACAACGAGTGCCTGCTCTGTGCCCATAACCTGTGAGTACGGGGAGTGCAGGGCTCTCCTGTGAGGGACAGCGAGTGCTGGGCGCTCCTCGCAGCTGCTCTTCTGAATATCGGGACTTCTACCAAGGCCGTTTCTGTAAGGCACTTGGACTTTGACCCTCCTCTTTCCTTGGTAACCAGACCCTGTTTTCCTTTGTGATtagaaggaaaactgtgcctttgaTCTAGAGAGACAAGTAGAGGGCTGTGTGGGGATCTAACACAGGACAGAATGCTTCTCTTAACTAAAAGGCTCCATGTGGCAGATGCTGCCTTGCAAGGGACAGCAACTAACCTAAGGTGCGTCTATGTTGTCACACAACCTGGCTCCTCATTCACCCGAACGCCCTGCACCCTCCCTTGTGCTTCACGTCGTGCTATAAACCTGCGCTCCAGCAGGCTGTGGCACCACCTGAGCTGGTTTCTAGAGCCATATGGACACGGCCCAAGCTGGACGTCTCCACCACATCGTACCCGAGGCTGATCAGCATTGCTGGGACACGGGGTTCAGCAGTGCAGGTTGCTCGCCGAGCTCCCTAACGCAGGTCTTTTCCCTTCCCAGAGAGGCCGGAACCAGTGTTGGAAAGAAGTACGACGGTGAATGTAAGAAGGCAATCGCTACAGTAAGTGAACTGCATGATGAGGGACCGGGTTTTGGTCCCGCTGATGTCAGGGGAAGCGCTGGcagtgcctgcagcagccccctcctACAAGAGAGGAGCTGCCGCTGTGCTTCAGCACAGGGAAGGTTTTGCTTTCTCCACACGTAATACGCATTATCCATGCTAACGTCAGAAAAGGAAGGGGGTGACTGCACGGGAAGGGATCAGTAAAAGAGCAGTAGCAGGAATAATCCATCAGGGCAGAACTGAGGATAAGAACAGGGAATGGCTTTGGGGGTCAGACCAATGGTCCATCAGGCCCATGATGGCTTGATGCAGAGCCTGCTCTTAGCAGGGGTCGTAGGGGTTGTGTAGGAGACAGTAAGAGTAGAGTGAGTACGTACAGGACTTCTATTCTTCCAACCTCCAGCTGTTTTCAGGTGATGGACCTCAGCTCGGTGAGGTTTCTGTGCAGTCAGTAAGGCTCGATAGATTTCTCCTCCCCGGCCTCTTCCTGGACCCATACACGTTTTTTGCACCACGACACCTCTCAGCAGGTTTAGAACCCGTTGcgcaaagaaacaaaatcccaCTCTCACAGTGCCTAGCTAAGCGCTGATCTTCCTGTTTTAAGGCCAGGGGAGAGATACCAGACCCTCACACAGGCATCAGCGCCTGCACTTCTCCAGACACCAGTGTTTTTCCATCTAATTTCCTGGCCAGGTCGGGAACACGGTGCAATACGATCACGAGCACGGCACGTTCACTGGGCAaaccgctgctgctgctgcttagaaATGCTGTGGTCAGGTTACGATATACATCTCTTCAAACAGGAAATTGTgatctatttttatattattaaattctCCTGGCATAGGAGAAACTGACACCTCAGTTTATATCAGATTGTGCAAGGAAGTTAATTACTTTTAGTTAGATCGTTATCGTTAGCGCTGCGGCTGTAGCTAGGGGTTCAAGCCCTTCTGCTCTTGCCTCCTTCATATCCTTCACACTAGACTTGGGTTTTTCTTGCAGGTTGACTGCAGTGACTACCCTAAACCTGCCTGCTCGCTTGACTACATGCCTCTCTGTGGCTCTGACAGCAAAACGTACAGCAATAAGTGCAACTTCTGCAATGCAGTCGTGTACGTACA is part of the Rissa tridactyla isolate bRisTri1 chromosome 11, bRisTri1.patW.cur.20221130, whole genome shotgun sequence genome and harbors:
- the LOC128916120 gene encoding ovomucoid-like isoform X2, producing the protein MTTAGVFVLFSFVLCCFPDAAFGVEVDCSTYPNTTNEEGKEVLACTKSLSPVCGSDGVTYSNECLLCAYNIEYGTNVSKDYDGECKEFVPVDCNRYPNMTNEEGKVGLLCDKALSPVCGTDGVTYDNECLLCAHNLEAGTSVGKKYDGECKKAIATVDCSDYPKPACSLDYMPLCGSDSKTYSNKCNFCNAVVDSNGTLTLSHFEKC
- the LOC128916120 gene encoding ovomucoid-like isoform X1 — translated: MTTAGVFVLFSFVLCCFPDAAFGVEVDCSTYPNTTNEEGKEVLACTKSLSPVCGSDGVTYSNECLLCAYNIEYGTNVSKDYDGECKEFVPVDCNRYPNMTNEEGKVGLLCDKALSPVCGTDGVTYDNECLLCAHNLEAGTSVGKKYDGECKKAIATVSVDCSDYPKPACSLDYMPLCGSDSKTYSNKCNFCNAVVDSNGTLTLSHFEKC